The Belonocnema kinseyi isolate 2016_QV_RU_SX_M_011 chromosome 2, B_treatae_v1, whole genome shotgun sequence nucleotide sequence tgattgcgaacatgctaatggacgtccccgcacacttcaTTTGtgtttgtttatcaaaaaatttttgatattgctaacaacgtgcgtgtatatttcgatgttatgtgtgttacaattcacccgagcgttaattcgaaactacacaatatttttggacgaaaactttggatttacaaataaacatagtaactaatctcccggaactaaccttgtttgcaggcaatcaaaaaagtttatttcataaataatttccagattatcggaaagtcagatatgaaaaacgacgtaacctcaaaataatgcatatgcataaaatttgtatctagcacaataaactttgtttgttattatccctcaaaaaagagtccggggacgtccgttataatattttatagcatctccgaattcattttttaaaaattttcatttttgtgttttgtattacatgcccttaatgcCATGTAATGAGTGGGTTGCGTGAtgaaattcctaccttaccgacactttttgtatttccaaatttattttcacacaaagcgccagaTCGAGTTGAACATTTgtgataataaatgaaaaacacgaagaaaggtgggtctggtcttaaatttgtataattatttaaaaagttttttttgtaaataatttttttatacttttttcataattattagaattcatgATCAGACACACCTTCCTTCGTGCTTCGTACTTAATATCCCAAATCTTCAACTTGATGTAgggcttcgtgtgaaaataagtcgGGAAATAAAGAAAGTGTCGATATGGTGGGAATCTAGTAACGTGactcactcgtcacatggccttaatataaTTCCAAAGACTAATACTGcagtttttttacagaaagtCATAGGAATCGGCATTAACTATTTTCATCATACAGTTTATACATTTTGCAAACCTCTCatcagatttagaatttttaataaatattacagccttattttaaaaaacttccataTCTGTatatagaataaaatttattcgtAGACAAATGTAGCATGCCTCTAGGGTCGTTCTTCatactttttctttgaatatagTTTTTATCATAATAGATAACACAACGGCTCGTTTTGGATAAAAGACTGCGTCATTTGCCGATAACGGATAACCTGTGTATCGCCGATAACCCCCAGTTTTTCAGTTGATTATTAACTAGTAACACTTAATACTAAATCCAAGTGAAAATGATCATCCATCTTTACATTCTTATACCTCAATTTCACATaaaattgtagaagaaaaaaattttacaattaagaaaatcaattcaTTGTTGATATTCGCCATAAGTAATTTGGTTGGgtctaataattctaaaaaattggagGTGTTAACAACGGGGATGAACTACTCATCCCGAACTTCGAGACAACGATACATTTCGAAGTAGACTaatatgtaacaaaaaaaaaaaagaatttactcaATTACTATTATTACAATTACTatatttcttaaagaaatttaaaggttCGTGTAtgtgataattattatttattgatatgGTGTGTAAAGATATGATTTGACAAGTAATCTTTGCGTTTAGTTTTGTAATCACAAATATTGCAAGTAAATTCTGGTTTAACTTCTGCGTGCTCTAAACGTTTATGTTGATTTAAACCACGTATGTAACTATAACTTCGAGGACATTGGTCGCATTTATGCCTCGTTTGCGATATCTGTAAGTCTGATTTCTGATGGACGCTTTCCATATGGCGCCAAAGGTTTGACTTCTGTTCAAATCGTTTGCCGCAAATTTTACATTTGAACTGTGGCATGACGTCGCATTTGAATCTTATATGACGAATATAACTTTCTCTCCATTTGTAGCTGCGGGCACACTTTTCGCATTTGTATTCCTTTTCCGGTTCATTTGCTGACCCCTGCATTCTATGCTTCTTTTGGTTCCGCAGTTTTTCAACCGTCAAAATCTCAGCATTTATTTTATCTGTGATACACAGTTTTGACTTATTTTTTTTACCACTTTGCTGGCCTGGAACTGTCAgttgatctgaaaatttaacaaaatgtagtttgcaattttttatttcatagttttcgttcaaataaattaattagaacTCTAATCATACCATGGATGATTTCTTCCTTTATTTCCAAAGTTTTGTCATGGTCATATTCAATTATACAAGTTAGAGACTTTTCATCTGAATTATTGCCAAAAGCAGCAGTTATACAGGTTTCGTCTAACTGATTTATTTCGGGAAGAATATTGGGTTCATCCCCCCTGTTATCCAAAAAAACAGTCTCAAACTCCAAAAAGTCATCGCAATTCACAGCAGAATCTGGCCCACCGCCTGGTCTTCCTGTCAGTTTCTTCAAAGTACTCTTGAAATTCTTAAGGCTAATTGAAGCACTTTGATGATCTAGAAATGTATAACGCAAAAGATTCAATTAGTAATGTccgatgattttaattttaatcctccAGCAGATATAGATTAAATTAATAACCCATATTCAATGAcattaaattaacatttgtatAGGAGTGctctattttttacattaagggAGCTTGGCACTACAAAAGGAGCATGCAGTTAATattgaatcaatttaaaaatggtgcacattaaaatatttatttacttcctAAATAAAGAAAAGGTCCataattggtttttttttcaagatcaGCTTTTTCCAATTAGATCTAGAAACAAAAAGATTCTGGAGATGGTTTAGTATTATAATTCTACAGGCTCTATACTtgatttcttcttttaaattcttttaatcatTCGGGTATTTTATTTGATATGCAAAAGGAttctacagtattattaaatttggtataaattcgataataaaacattttttagtatcGATAAGTGTGAGTTTATTTATTCCAGATGAAATACATATTCATATTTCTCTGAtacacaaaaaatttcattacttaaATTATATTAGGAAAACGAATTCAATCCACAAAATCTGGAAAAGAAACTAAACAGTACTTTCTTCACATATATGAGAAAAATAAGTCATGTCGATATGAAGGACATCTATATGGCTATTcatgttatatttttgtttcaaacgtttGCCGCAAAATTTACATGTGAACTGTGAAATGACGTCGCGTTCGAATTTTTTATGTCGACTCAAACTTTTCTTCAATTCCTAGCTTCGGACTCGCTTTTCGCCCTTGTATCAATTTTCCCGTTTCTATTTTGATTCCTAAATTTTTCGCTTCTTTTGCTTTCGCAGTATCTTAAGACATAAGGTATCATCTTCTCTTATCTCAGCAgtgaaaaattttaactcttaTTTTCCGACATAATTCTGGTTTATATCTGTACCTTTtgtctgaaaatagaaaaatgtcatttttaccttttcaatggttcttcaaataaaatctcaaattccAAAAAGACACCAGAAAGAAAAGTAGAATCTTTTCTATCATCTGGCCTAGTTGTTAATTCCTTcgaaagtttcttcaaatgatcACTGAACattgaatcaatttaaaaataaaaaagagtggttacgcaaaaatactaatttatttcttaaataaaaactttacattGGAGAAAAGTAATTTATGTCGATATCAATGTAGAGTAAATTTACCCTTTACAAACTCTAAGAAGGACAATTGATTATTATACAGTGATATTcactataaatattttacaagaatttaatgtaataaaaagaaGAGTTTTGTCAACTAGTATGAGACACGTCCAAAGGAAACCTTAAGTTTCGCGGACATAATAATTATCACTTCAGATGACTTGAAATTATATGTGACGACAAGTTATgcttttcttttgttttgaagcCACAAGAGTTGCAAATATATGGAGGTTCGACTTCTGCATGTTTTAAACGTTTATGCTTATATAATGAATTGGCCAACTTGTAACTTTGAAAACATTGGTCGCAATGATGCTTCCACTGCGATGACCGTATGTCTGTTTTAAGATGAAGATTGTCTATATGCCTATTCATGCttaatttgtgtttaaattttttgccacAGAATTCACATCTAAACTGTGGAATTACATCGCATTGGAATTTTTTATGGTAATTCAAATTCTCTTTCCGTGTATAGCTTCGCGCACACTTTTCGCATTTGTATCTACTTTCTAATTGTGATTCCTGAATGGTGTGGGTTTTAAGGCTTTGCAAATCGCTAGAAACTAAAATATCATCCTGTCTTATCTCTGCGGTGGAAAAATTTGACTCATATTGTTTACGATATTTCGGGAATGAAACTATCTCTTcatctgaaaaattaacaaaatgtaattttaattatgtttatatGAGGATTTTAGTCAAGAAATTTGAGTGCTAAATTTATTCATACCCATGATGATTTCTTCCTTTATATCTAAAGTTTGATCAATGTCGTATTCGATCGTGCAAGTTAAAGTATTGGCGTATCTGGCAATATCTGGTCTTTTTGTTAACTTATTCGAATAACTCATGGTATTATTTGAAGCGATATATCCATCTAGAAAATTATAAAGTGAAAGATTCAGTTATAAATGTCcggctattttaatttttatcctgtAAAAGataaagatttaactaattttatatataaatttttatatcgtATTATATGTTCGTATAaggaatcttatttttttattaaggaagTTAGGAAACACAAAAGGATCATGCAAAAGGATCATGCATCAGCGATCTTTTAATTAtcagcattttttaattagacctacaaatttctttaaatgtttcacATATTTATACACTTTAGgtattttattgtatttgcaAAAGAGTTCTTCAGTAAATTTGATATGCACAGTACACATGTTAATGAAGCACTATATACAacgcagaaatgttttttaaaatcaagatcaaaaatattttagcaatAGAACACAAAGTtcttaaacttaattattatgaaaacgAATTCAGTatacaaaatcttgaaaataaactaaaaaacagGTTTGAGTTCGGTGTCAAAATCGGTGCTCGGTCTATATACTTTGCCTACATTTGTGcgtagatcatttaaaattaagggTCGACCTATCGATTACTGTAATTagatgattgtgaattttcttttgttaatgcTCCTTCAGCATtcacgaatacattctcatcatgcGTATCTTATATAAATTTATGTAGCTTGGCCCAGggttgcttattcagatattgcaaaataaattcgcAGCTATCCAGAAAAATGTATCACtgtaataaatgtatattattccgATTATATAATATGATTATTTTGGAATAaacgtatttttattgtcttctttttcataaatgaaaaaattgcacgTTATATCAAAAATTAGTCATTTGTCAACAATTGTCTGATATACATACAACAACAACGACAAAAGACAGAAAAACAACATGGTAaaacttgttttctttttcaaattcagggtTCTCGAAAcgtagaaatttgaagaaatccGCGATAAACAATTTATACGTAAAGTCTTCTCATTATgactaaaatgtaaaaatactttcTTCATATTTTGACTGAGTAGCAACACTAGCTGGTGAATCAAAAAGGAACTGGACATCAATCTACACCTACTGGGAACTTAAGAAACCCGAAGTTTCGCGACCTTAATCATTATTACTTCAGATGTCGTGAAATTATATGTTTCGATAAACTACACTTTTCTTTCGTTTTGAAGCCACAACAGTCACAATTAAACTGTGGTTTTACTGCTGCATGTTCTAAACGTTGATGTCTATATAAAGCACTTATCGCTGTGTAACTTCGAAAACATTTGTCGCAAATGTGCTTCTTTTTCGAGGATTTTAAGTATTTGCAAAGGTGCATGTCATTTATATGGATATTCATGCTACCTTTTTGTGTAAACTGCTTGCTACAGAATTTACATATAAACTGTGGAATGACATTGCATTCTAATTTTTTATGGCGAACCAAACTGTCTCTCCATTTATAGCTTTTCGCACACTTTTCGCATACATATTTATTTTCCAGATTCTGCTTTGCTTTCCGAGTCTTCTGCTTCTTTTGATTTAGCAGTTTCTTATCCACTAAAATGTAATCTCTTTTCTCCGTGGTACGTAATTTTGACTTATACCTTTTATCACATTTCGGCATGTTCACTGTCtccttttctgaaaaattaaaaaaacatgaaatttgccatgttttattttgtaattatagcCATAATATTTCAATTGCGAATCTATTCATACCTTGAATGATTTCTTCCTTTATTTCTAAAGTATCATCAATGTCGTATTCAACCACGCAAGTTAAAGTCTTGGTCTCAGAATTATTGGCCGGTAAAATTTCAgtagttatatatttttcatctaaTTGATTTTCATAGAAAGGAAGATTGTGCTCTTCCTTCTCATGTTTCATaagagttttaatttgaaaaaagtcataacaGTGAAAAGTAGAATCTTCTCCATCATCGGGGCTTTCTGTAGATTTCTTCAAATAACTCTTCGAATTTTTGCTATTATTAGAAGCACTATGTTGATCTAGAAAATTATAAAGTAAGATTCAATTAGTAATGTCCGACGATTTCAATCTTTACCCTGCAGTAAATATAGATTTGATTAAGAACATGCACTTAATATTGTTATAAGTctacaaattcattaaattttgttatttacatTCCTGCAAAAGTtccatatatttatatacatccGGTATTTTATCCCCAAAAGGATTCTGCAGCAAATTTGatatatacatttaaataaaacactatttataatacaaaaattatatttgtttgatagAATACAAATTTCTTAACCCTAATCATTatgaaaaagaattcaggatacaaaatattgaaacgaagccgaaaaaatattttctttctattgTGACTTAGTAGTAACACTAGCTCTTAAATCCAAAAGAAACCGGACATCAATCTACACCATCTCATACCTATATTTTCCCAAACAAACAAAActtatacaaacaaattttaaatttaagaaaaacattttgagTCTACATTATTGTGGAATAAATTTGACCCTTGTGAACATTAACAGGGACAAAGAGTATTATGCAGTAATTTCGTAATAAGTCATTTAAGGTATACAAGGATTGAATGAGACGAAAAAAAGAGATTTCTGAACTAGTAAACGAAATTTCCAAAAGTCAATTAAAGTTTCACGTGCCGAATAATTAGTACTTTAAATGCCGTGAAATTATatgtttcaacaaataagatttttctttcgtttGGAAGTCACAAGAGTCGCAAAAAAATTGTGGTTTGACTTCTGCATGTTTTAACCGTTTATGTTTGTTTAAAGAACTTATCGCAGTGTAAGATCGACAGCATTGATCGCAATTATGTTCAGTTTTCGGTGGCTTTAGGTATGTTTTTAGATGTAGGTCATTTATATGGGTATTCATGTTGAATTTCCGTGAAAATTGTTTGCCACAGAATTTACATATAAACTGTGGAGTGACGTCGCATTCGTATCTCAGATGGTGATTCAAATGCTTTTTCCATTTATAGCTTCGTGCACACTTTTCGCATTTATATTTACTTTCCAGTTTCTGTTTTGAGTCCAGGATTTTCTGCTTCTTTTGATTTGACAGTTGCTTCACAAATAAAACATCATGTTTTCTTATCTCTCCGGGACAGAATGTTGACTTATATTGTGTATCATATCTCTGGATTGTAACTGTctcttcttctgaaaatttaacaaaagttgaTTTGCTGTTGCCTATTTCACATAATTTTAGTCAAGATACCTTAATAAAAAATCTAGTCATACCTTGAATGAATTCTTGCTTTATTTCTAAAGTTTCATCAATGTCGTATGCAACCATGCAAGTTGAATTATTCGCATCAGAATTATTGGCAGGTAAAATTTCAGTTGTTATAAATTTTTCGTCCAActgattttcgtcaaaaaaaatattatgatctTCCCTCTCCTgcttcacaaaaaaagttttaattttcaaaaagtcgcCACTATGAAGAGCAGAATGTTGTCCACCATCTGGCCTTTCTGCTGACTTCTCcgaaaaactcttaaaattcatGATGTTACTCGAAACGCTATGTTGATCTAGAAAATCATAAAGTAAAAACATAAGTTAGAAATGTCCGAAGATTTTAATCCTTACCCGGCGGGAGGTATAGGTTTGATTGATAACACATATGCAATAAAATTACAGTacaatttgtctaaaaaatgtgTATGATCGTATTATTTGTTCGTAGGAGtgctttataatttgaattaaagaagGTAGGGCCACAAAAGGATAATCTAGTTAatattatatcaattaaaaattttaaaaatgtcaacacAAAACTCtaatttattcctaaaaaacAACTATAATGAGGATGATTTCAAGGATaggcatttttcaactaaaaggtagTAAACATTCTCGAGATGGTGTGTTACAATTTTACAAGCTTTAgagtttatttcctaatttacatttcttcaagtgtttaatacatttatatacatcaggtattttattttatacacatcaggtatttgattttatttatagaataatGGCCACGTTTCACGACTATAAAATAACTATAAACTATAAAATACTTTCTTCATATTTTAactcttcttttttcaaaaaaaaaaaaaaaaaacaaaacgaattaaaacaacttttatatttaagaaaattatcttctGCATAGTATTATGCAGTGATTTTCACCATAAGTAATTTAAGGTGTGCAAAC carries:
- the LOC117182809 gene encoding zinc finger protein PLAG1-like, whose translation is MDHQSASISLKNFKSTLKKLTGRPGGGPDSAVNCDDFLEFETVFLDNRGDEPNILPEINQLDETCITAAFGNNSDEKSLTCIIEYDHDKTLEIKEEIIHDQLTVPGQQSGKKNKSKLCITDKINAEILTVEKLRNQKKHRMQGSANEPEKEYKCEKCARSYKWRESYIRHIRFKCDVMPQFKCKICGKRFEQKSNLWRHMESVHQKSDLQISQTRHKCDQCPRSYSYIRGLNQHKRLEHAEVKPEFTCNICDYKTKRKDYLSNHIFTHHINK
- the LOC117182810 gene encoding zinc finger protein 714-like yields the protein MSYSNKLTKRPDIARYANTLTCTIEYDIDQTLDIKEEIIMDEEIVSFPKYRKQYESNFSTAEIRQDDILVSSDLQSLKTHTIQESQLESRYKCEKCARSYTRKENLNYHKKFQCDVIPQFRCEFCGKKFKHKLSMNRHIDNLHLKTDIRSSQWKHHCDQCFQSYKLANSLYKHKRLKHAEVEPPYICNSCGFKTKEKHNLSSHIISSHLK
- the LOC117168539 gene encoding zinc finger protein 585B-like codes for the protein MKHEKEEHNLPFYENQLDEKYITTEILPANNSETKTLTCVVEYDIDDTLEIKEEIIQEKETVNMPKCDKRYKSKLRTTEKRDYILVDKKLLNQKKQKTRKAKQNLENKYVCEKCAKSYKWRDSLVRHKKLECNVIPQFICKFCSKQFTQKGSMNIHINDMHLCKYLKSSKKKHICDKCFRSYTAISALYRHQRLEHAAVKPQFNCDCCGFKTKEKCSLSKHIISRHLK
- the LOC117168533 gene encoding zinc finger protein 91-like isoform X2, translating into MNFKSFSEKSAERPDGGQHSALHSGDFLKIKTFFVKQEREDHNIFFDENQLDEKFITTEILPANNSDANNSTCMVAYDIDETLEIKQEFIQEETVTIQRYDTQYKSTFCPGEIRKHDVLFVKQLSNQKKQKILDSKQKLESKYKCEKCARSYKWKKHLNHHLRYECDVTPQFICKFCGKQFSRKFNMNTHINDLHLKTYLKPPKTEHNCDQCCRSYTAISSLNKHKRLKHAEVKPQFFCDSCDFQTKEKSYLLKHIISRHLKY
- the LOC117168533 gene encoding zinc finger protein 43-like isoform X1, which produces MNFKSFSEKSAERPDGGQHSALHSGDFLKIKTFFVKQEREDHNIFFDENQLDEKFITTEILPANNSDANNSTCMVAYDIDETLEIKQEFIQEEETVTIQRYDTQYKSTFCPGEIRKHDVLFVKQLSNQKKQKILDSKQKLESKYKCEKCARSYKWKKHLNHHLRYECDVTPQFICKFCGKQFSRKFNMNTHINDLHLKTYLKPPKTEHNCDQCCRSYTAISSLNKHKRLKHAEVKPQFFCDSCDFQTKEKSYLLKHIISRHLKY